Genomic DNA from Candidatus Methylomirabilota bacterium:
AAGGCGGCGACCGAGCTTCTCCTGGAGCTGCTGGGCCTCGAGGACCCGGAGGATGCGGGCGGACACCTCGGGGGAGACGCAGCGGCCCGCGTGGATGCGCGCCAGGAGCTCCAGCGTGTCGGCCGCCGACGTCCAGTTGTCGCGCCCGGTCGCGGCCGCGTCGAGGTCCATCATGCGGCGCTGGAGGCGCGTCTCGGTGAGCCCGGCCGCGTCGATCCACGCCTGAATCGCCCCGATCCCCAGCCGGTCGACGAGCAGGTTGGTCGCCACGTTGTCGCTGACGGTGATCATCAGCGTGGCGAGGTCCTGCCAGGTCGGCGCCAGGCCCGGAGCGAGGGCCTTGAGGACGCCGGTCCCCTCGACCCGGGCGGCGGCGGGAACCGGGATCCGCTGGGCCGGGTCGATCGCGCCTCGCTCCACCGCCTCCCAGAAGGCGGCCAGGACGGGCAGCTTGATGAGGCTGGCGGAGGGGAAGGGCTGCCGGTCGTGATACCGCCACTCGCGGCCGCTCTCGACGTGGCGCGCGGCGAGTCCGACCGCGCCGTGGGTGAGGGCCAGCAGGCGGTCGAGCTCGGCCGGCTGGGCGGTCGCGGGCATGCCTTCAAACTACCAGAGTCTCTTGCTATGATGCCGGGTGTTCCGCCCAACCCCCGGGTGTGTGCCCCGCGCCGCGGCTCGCCCGGCCGTCAACGGCTGGTGTTCCCCTCCCGGGGGGTGGGCGTGGGAGGGGCCGGCGAGGCCCCTCCCATACAAGGAGGAGCGACGCGATGGCCAAGCGCTGGGTTCCGGCCGTACTGGCCGCCACGATCGGCACGCTCGTCACCCTGGCTGCCCTCACGCCCGCGCCGGCCCAGGCCCCGAAGCGGGGCGGCAAGCTCGTGGTGGGCTTGAGCCAGGACATTCCGGGCCTCGACCCGCACCCCTCGACCTCGACCATCACCTACCAGGTGCTGAGCCTCGTGTTCCAGAGCCTCGTCGACTTCGACCGTGACCTGAACCTCCGGCCCGTCCTGGCCGAGTCCTGGCGCGCCTCGCCGAACGGCCGCGAGTGGACGTTCGTGCTGCGCAGGGGCGTGAGGTTCCACAACGGACGCGAGCTCACCGCGCAGGACGTGAAGTTCACCTTCGAGCGGATCCTCGATCCGAAGACCGCCGCCCGTGGCCGCGGCGCGCTGTCCATCATCGAGCGCGTCCAGGCGGTCGATGCCCGGACCGTCCGCTTCCATCTGGCGCGGCCGTCCGGCGCCTTCCTCTCGCGGATCGCCCAGACGTTCCAGGCCATCATCCCGCCCGAGGCGGTCGCTGGCGACACGTTCAAGGCCATCGGCACCGGACCCTACCAGCTCGTCGAGTGGAAGACCAACGAGCGGATCGAGCTCCGGCGCTTCCCCGACTACTGGGAGCCCGGGCTACCCTACCTCGACGAGCTCACGCTCAAGCCGATCCCCGACGGGACGGTGCGTTTCACCGCGCTGCAGACCGGCGACGCCGGGCTGATCCAGGTGATCCCGCTCGAGCGGCTGGCCGAGCTCGCCCAGAGCCCGTCGAAGGACTACCAGGTCCGGCAGGTGAAGGGTGGGGGCGGCTTCAGCGCCGTGATCCTCAACAGCCGCAAGCCCCCGTTCAACGACGTGCGCGTGCGGCGGGCCGCGGCCCTGGCCGTCGACAAGCAGGAGGTGGTCCTCGGCGTCTGGCGGGGATTCGGGCAGCCCATCAACCAGCTCATGCCTCCCGGCCCCGCCTGGTTCTTCAAGGTGGCCGACCGCCGGCCCGACGTCGAGCAGGCGAAGCGGCTCCTCGCCGAGGCCGGGGTGCCGCGGGGCTTCAAGGTCGTGCACACGGTCGGGCAGGTGGCGAACCTGGTCCCGGCCGCCCAGGTGTTCCAGGCCCAGGTCGGCCGGGTCGGCGTCGACGTGTCGCTCGAGGTGATGGACTGGGCCGCCTACATCAAGCGCCAGCGCGCCATCGACTTCGTGAGCACCAACACGGGCTTCTTCCCGAAGGGCGATCCCGACGACGCCTACTTCCGCTACTTCCACTCGAAGGGAGGCGCCAACGAGCTGTCCGGCGGTTATGCGAACCCGACGGTGGACCGTCTGCTCGAGGAGGCCGAGGCGACGGTGGACGAGAAGAAGCGCGGCGAGGTCTACGCGCGGGCCGTGGAGATCATCCAGGACGAGGTGCCGATGATCATCACGGCGCTCGGCGATGCCGCCATCGGCTGGCGGACCCCCGTCAAGGGGTTCGAGCCCCACATCATCGGGATCTTCGCCTATCCGGGAGGCGGGCTCAGCCACACCTGGATCGACCACTGAGGGCGGTGCGAATGGTATGCTGAGCGTGGGACCGATGTCGGCTCGGGGGATCCGCTGATGACCATCAGGCTGCGTGTGACGGCCCAAGACCTGTGGCGCCTTGGCGAAGGCGATGTCCGGCGGGAGCTGGTCAACGGCGAGGTCATCGAGATGGCGCCGGTCGGTGGCGTGCATGGTGACGTCACACTGAAGATCGCCAGAAGGCTCGCCGAGCACGTGGAGCGTCACGGGGGTGGCAAGGTGCTCGTGGGGGATGTCGGCTTCGTGCTGAGCCTTCCGGCCGATCCCGAGCGGGTGCGCGCGCCCGATGTCGCCTTCGTGGGAAGCGCGCGGCTGCCGGAAGGCCGGCTCCCGCAAGGCTTCCTCTCGGGGGCGCCGGACCTGGCGGTGGAAGTGCTGTCTCCTTCCGACAATCCGGTGGACGTTCAGCAGAAGGTGCGCGACTACCTGGAAGCGGGCGCCCGCCTGGTCTGGATCGTCGCTCCCCAGGCGAAGACGGTCACCGTGTATCGCCGCGATGGATCGGCTCGTCTCGTGCGCGAGGCCGAGCACATGGACGGAGAGGATGTCCTACCGGGGTTGACGGTCCCCCTCGCGGACGTGCTCCCCTAGGGCTTCGGGCCCTCTCGCCTCCCTGACTCGGGATGGCGACCTACCTGGGGGCGCGGCTCCTCGGCGCCCTGCCCATGCTCTTCCTGATGTCGCTCGTCGTCTTCGCCATCGTCTACCTGATCCCCGGCGATCCCGTCGACGCCATGCTGGGCCAGGAGGCCGACCCCGTGGCCCGCCAGGCGCTCCGGCGCGAGCTCGGGCTCGACCAGCCCCTCTGGCGCCAGTACACGAGCTGGGTCGGCCGCGCGCTTCACGGGGACCTGGGCCGGTCGCTCCGAGCCCAGCAGCCGGTGGCGGCGCTGATCCGGGAGAAGCTCCCCGCCACGCTCCTGCTCACCACCGCCGCCGCCGCCATCGCCATCCTGATCGCGGTCCCGGCCGGCACCGTGGCCGCCGTGCGCCGGAACACGCCGGCCGATTTCCTCGCCATGCTCGGCGCGCTCCTCGGGGTCTCCATCCCGAGCTTCTGGTCCGGCATCATGCTGATTCTCGTCTTCGCCCTCCTGCTCGGGTGGTTCCCCGCGATGGGCTACGCGAGTCCGCTGGCCGACCCGGTCCAGGCCCTCCGGCACCTGGTCCTCCCGGCGCTGACGCTGGGCTCGGTGATGGCCGGCGCGGTCACTCGACAGATCCGGGCGCAGCTCCTGCAGGAGCTCGGCCGCGATTACGTCCGGACCGCCCGCGCCAAGGGCTTGCGCGAGACCCGCACGGTGGTCCGACACGCGCTCCGGAATTCGCTGATCCCGGCGGTGACGGTCATGGGCGTCCAGTTCAGCATCCTCCTGGGCGGGGCGGTGATCACCGAGCAGATCTTCGCGTGGCCCGGCGTCGGCCAGCTCGCTGTCCACGCGATCCTCAACCGCGACTACCCGGTGCTTCAGGGTGTGATCCTGACCGTCGCGCTGCTGGTCACCGGCGTGAACCTCCTGGTGGATGGCGTGTATGCCCTCCTCGACCCGCGGATTCGCCTCACCTGACGCGGGCTCCGGCGGGTCGCCGCCGGGCGGGCGGGGGTGGGGCCGGGCGCTCTCGCGGCTCGGCCGGAGTCACCTCGCCTTCGTCGGCGGTGTCCTCGTCGCCGCGACGGTCGTCGTCGCGGCGATCGCCCCGGTGCTCGCGACGCACGATCCGGTCGCCATGAACTTCGGGGCGCTCCTGGCCCGGCCCGGCTCGGGCCACCTCCTGGGCGCCGACCAGTTCGGCCGGGACATGCTCTCCCGGGTGGTCTACGGGGCCCGCCTGTCGGTCCGGATCGGCCTCCTGTCGGTCGGCCTCGCGCTCCTGGTCGGCCTTCCCATCGGGGCGCTGGCTGGCTACGTCGGCGGCAAGCTCGACAACCTGCTGATGCGGGTGATGGACGCCCTGATGGCCTTCCCCGCGCTCCTGCTGGCGCTCGGCCTGGTGGCGGCCATGGGGCCCGGCACGACCAGCGCCATCGTGGCCATCGGCGTCGTGTACATCCCCGGGGTCGCCCGGCTCACGCGGGGGGTCGTGCTGGCCGAGCGCGCCCAGGAGTACGTGGAGGCCGCGCGGGCCCTGGGGCAGGCGGATCGGCGGATCCTGGCGCGTCACATCCTGCCGAATTGCACCTCGGCGCTCCTCGTCCAGGCGACGGTGAACTTCGCGAACGCCATCGTGATCGAGGCGGGGCTCTCCTTCCTCGGCGTCGGCACGCCACCGCCGGCGCCGAGCTGGGGCCTCATGCTCAACGAGGCGCGCGCCTTCATGACCAGCGCGCCCCACGTGGCGGTCGTTCCCGGCGCCGCCATCTCGCTGGCGGTCCTCGGCCTGAACCTCCTCGGGGACGGACTGCGGGATGCCCTCGACCCCCGCCTCGCCGAGTGAGGGCGTTCGTCGGGGCCGGCCACCGCCACGGAGCTCTGGATCAAATCCCCGGCGACCGGGTCCAGCAAAATCGCCCCTGGCCGGCGCTCGGGACCCGAGCTATGCTACCCCCCGCTCCCTCTCCTCCCGGTGGGGGAGAGGGGAATAGGAGCAGACGGGTGGAAGCATGACGGCGTCACGGCGCATATCGTCCGGCCTCCGCCCGCCCTTTCGGGTCTACGCGAACCAGCTTCCGCGGGGGCGTTCTCAGTGGCCACTGTCCCGCCAGACTCGTAGGCTCCCGCCATCCTGACCGGATGAAGGCGATGCGTCCTCGCCAGGAGCGCAAGCTGCCAGAACGGAGGTGCCCCGTGACCCGCAATGAGTCCCGCGCGTTTCGGCTCCGATCGACTGTCATCGGCCTGGCGCTCGCCGTCGCCGCCGGCGGGATCGCCGCCGCCCAGGCCCCCGACATCAAGGTTGGCGTCTTCGGCCCTCTCACCGGTCCAGCCGCCGCCGACGGCAACGGGTGTCTCTATGCCACCCAGCTCGCCGGAGACCAGGCCAACGCCAAGGGTGGGATCAACGGCCGGAAGGTCACGATCGTGTCCGCCGACGACCAGGCCAAGCCGTCGGAGGGCATCGCGGCGGTCCAGAAGCTCGTGAGCCGCGACGGCGCCATCGCGGTGGTGAGCTGCTCGTACAGCGGCGCGACCCGCTCGGCGGCGCCCGTGGCTCAGCAAGCCAAGGTGCCGATGGTCGTGGCCTATGCCGTCCACCCCGACATCACCAGGGCCGGTGAGTACGCGTGGCGCATCTTCAGTCTCGGTCCGGTCCAGGGTCACGCGATCGCCGTGATGGCGCGGGAGGATGGGAAGGCGGGGCGGGCCGCGGTGCTCTGGGCCAAGAACGATTACGGAGAGTCGATCTCGACGGCGGCCACCCAGCGGTTCACCGCCCTCGGCGGCCAGGTGGTGCTGAGCGAGCCGTTCGCGCTCGGCGACAAGGACTTCACGACCCTCCTGACCAAGGTCCGGGCGGCCACCCCGGACGTCCTGCTCGTCGTCGGCTACTACAACGAGGGCGCGCTCCTGGTCCAGCAGGCTCGCCGGCTGGGCCTCACCATGCCCGTCTACGCGTCCGATGGGCTGAGCGCCCCGAAGTTCGTCGAGCTGGCCGGCACCGCGGCCGAGGGCGTCGTCGTCTCGGCCGCCACCGACCTCACCTCGAGCCTGTTCAAGGCGTTCGCCCAGGAGTTCGAGGCGCGCCACAAGTACGTGCCCGACAGCGTGCCGAGCCACGGCTACGACGCCATGCTCGTCGTGCTGGAGGCGCTCCGCCGTGGGGGGGCGAGCGCCGACGGCGTCCTCAAGGGGCTCGGGGAGATGAAGGAGTTCACCGGGGTGAACGGCACCATCGTGTTCACCCCCGAGCGGGAGATCCGCACCGACCAGTCGTTCTGGAAGATCCAGGGCGGGAGATTCACGCAGTACAAGCTCGTCCCCTACGACCGGGTGAAGTGAGTGGGGGGGTTGGGGGGGAGCGGCCGCCGGCGCTCCCGCCCCAAGGTGAACTGAGGCGCGGGGCCCCGCGGCGGCGGGGTGGGCCGGTGTCGCCCCCGCGCCGCCGCCCATGGGCGCTCTGCCCCAGCACCTCGTCAACGGCCTGACCGTCGGCAGCCTCTACGCGCTGCTGGCGATCGGGCTCTCGCTCACCTACGGGGTGCTGCGTATCATTCACATCGCCCACGGCGCGGTGTACATGCTCGGCGGCATGATCTCCTACACGCTCATGGTCCGATTCCGGCTTCCGCCGCTCCCGGCCATCGCGCTGACCCTGGCGGCCTGCGCCGGCGTCGGCGTCGTCTTCGAGCGCTGGGCCTATCGACCGCTGCGGACGGCGCCGATCATCGTGACGCTGATCAGCTCTCTCGGCCTCCTTCTCATGGTGGAGAACCTGGCCCGGATCGCGTGGGGACCGCTCACCCAGCCCTATCCCCAGTTCGTCTCCCTGCGCGTCTACGCGTTGGGCTCCGTCATCGTCACCAACCTCCAGCTCCTCGTCCTCGCCCTCGGGCTCGCCTTGATGGTGGCGCTCCAGTGGTGCCTCCGCCACACCCAGGTGGGCCTGGCGACCCTGGCCGCGGTGCAGAACCCGCGCGGCGCGCGCCTCTGCGGCATCGACATCGACGCCATCGCCCTCGTGATCTTCGCGGTCGGCTCCGGGCTGGCCGGCCTGGCCGGGATTCTCGAGGGCCTCTACCTCACCAGCGTCGACCCCTCGATGGGTCAGATCTTCGGGCTCAAGGCCTTCGTGGCCGTCGTCGTCGGAGGACTCGGCAGCATCGCGGGCACGATGCTGGCCGCGTATCTCATCGGCCTGCTGGAAGCCCTGACCGCCGCCTACGTGTCGGCCGGGCTCCGGGACGTGATCACCTTCGCGCTCCTGGTCCTGGTCCTCATGGTCCGTCCGTCCGGTCTGCTGGGCCGGCGCGTGGATCGCGCCTGAGCGCGGCGGTGCTGGACCTCTTCTTCGGACCCTATGCGCTGACGCTCCTCTTCCTGGTGGCGATCAACGTGACGCTGGCCGGCAGCCTCAATCTCATCACCGGGTATGGCGGCCAGGTCTCCATCGGGCACGTCGCGTTCTACGCCGTCGGCGCGTACACGGCGGCCATCCTCAGTACCGCCTGGGGCTGGAGCTTCTGGCTCACCCTGCCGGCGGCGGTGGTGGTGTCGTTCGCCGCCGGCGTCCTCATCGGCGCGCCGAGCCTCCGCGTGGAGCACGACTTCCTGGCCATCGTGACGCTGGGCCTGGGGCTGGTGGTCCAGGGCCTGGCGCTGAACCTCGAGGTCACCGGCGGGCCCTACGGCATCTCGAATGTCCGCCGCATCGCGGTGCTCGGCCGGACGCTCGGACCCTGGGGGCACGCGGCGCTGGCCGTCGGCCTGGCCGGCCTCACGCTCTTCCTCGTACACCGGATCCAGGGCTCGCGGGTGGGGACGGCCCTGCTGGCGATCCGCGAGGACGCGCTGGCCGCCGAGGTGACCGGGATCGAGACGGCCCGCTACAAGGTGCTGGCCTTCGCCCTGGGCGGCACCTTCGCGGGCGCGGCCGGCGCGCTCTACGCCCACTACGCGACCTTCGTGAGCAGCGACTCCTTCGACCTGGCCGCCTCGATCTCGATGCTGGCCATGGCCGTGGTCGGCGGCCTGGGCACGCGGCTCGGGCCGCTCGTCGGCGCCGTGCTGCTGACGCTGGTCCCCGAGCTGATGCGGTTCACCGCCGAGTACCGCATGGTGCTCTACGGCCTCATGCTGGTGGTCATGATGCGTTGTCTGCCCCGCGGCCTGCTCGGCCGGTCGGCCATCCGGACGGGCGGCTGATGGCGCCCCTGCTGGAGCTCGACGACGTCGTCGTCCGGTTCGGCGGCCTGACCGCGCTGGCCGGCGTCACGGTGGACGTGACGGCGGGCGAGCTGGTCGGGATCATCGGCCCCAACGGCGCCGGGAAGACGACGCTCTTCAACGCGGTCACCGGGGTCGTCCGCTTGACCGCCGGCCGCGTCCTCCTGGCGGGCGGGACCCTCGGCGGCCTGCGGCCGTCGGCCGTGGTCCGCCGGGGGATCGCCCGCACCTTCCAGACCGCCCGCGTGTTCCGGGAGCTGACCGTCGCGCGTAACGTGGCCGCCGGGCTCCACACCCAGACCCGGGCGGGCGTCCTCGACGCCCTGGTGGGCACGCCCCGGGCCCGACGCGAGCGCCGGGCCGCCGAGGCGCGGATCCACGAGCTCCTCGACTTCGCGGGGCTCGCCGGGAAGGCCGACCGCGCCGCCGGCGACCTCGCGCTGCCCGACCTTCGCCGGCTGGAGATCGCCCGGGCCCTGGCGGCTCGTCCGCGAGTGCTGCTCCTCGACGAGCCGGCCGCGGGCCTCGACGCCGCCGACGTCGCCGGAGTGGTGGCCGTCATCCGCCGCATCCACGGCCTGGGCGCCACCGTCCTCGTCATCGAGCACAACATGCCTGTCCTGATGCGGCTCGCCCAGCGGGTCGTGGTCCTCGACCACGGCGTCAAGATCGCCGAGGGCCCGCCGGCCGCCGTCCAGCGCGATCCCCGCGTCGTCGAGGCCTACCTGGGT
This window encodes:
- a CDS encoding Uma2 family endonuclease, translated to MTIRLRVTAQDLWRLGEGDVRRELVNGEVIEMAPVGGVHGDVTLKIARRLAEHVERHGGGKVLVGDVGFVLSLPADPERVRAPDVAFVGSARLPEGRLPQGFLSGAPDLAVEVLSPSDNPVDVQQKVRDYLEAGARLVWIVAPQAKTVTVYRRDGSARLVREAEHMDGEDVLPGLTVPLADVLP
- a CDS encoding ABC transporter substrate-binding protein is translated as MTRNESRAFRLRSTVIGLALAVAAGGIAAAQAPDIKVGVFGPLTGPAAADGNGCLYATQLAGDQANAKGGINGRKVTIVSADDQAKPSEGIAAVQKLVSRDGAIAVVSCSYSGATRSAAPVAQQAKVPMVVAYAVHPDITRAGEYAWRIFSLGPVQGHAIAVMAREDGKAGRAAVLWAKNDYGESISTAATQRFTALGGQVVLSEPFALGDKDFTTLLTKVRAATPDVLLVVGYYNEGALLVQQARRLGLTMPVYASDGLSAPKFVELAGTAAEGVVVSAATDLTSSLFKAFAQEFEARHKYVPDSVPSHGYDAMLVVLEALRRGGASADGVLKGLGEMKEFTGVNGTIVFTPEREIRTDQSFWKIQGGRFTQYKLVPYDRVK
- a CDS encoding ABC transporter ATP-binding protein — encoded protein: MAPLLELDDVVVRFGGLTALAGVTVDVTAGELVGIIGPNGAGKTTLFNAVTGVVRLTAGRVLLAGGTLGGLRPSAVVRRGIARTFQTARVFRELTVARNVAAGLHTQTRAGVLDALVGTPRARRERRAAEARIHELLDFAGLAGKADRAAGDLALPDLRRLEIARALAARPRVLLLDEPAAGLDAADVAGVVAVIRRIHGLGATVLVIEHNMPVLMRLAQRVVVLDHGVKIAEGPPAAVQRDPRVVEAYLGHAGDPGGLAG
- a CDS encoding ABC transporter permease, whose protein sequence is MATYLGARLLGALPMLFLMSLVVFAIVYLIPGDPVDAMLGQEADPVARQALRRELGLDQPLWRQYTSWVGRALHGDLGRSLRAQQPVAALIREKLPATLLLTTAAAAIAILIAVPAGTVAAVRRNTPADFLAMLGALLGVSIPSFWSGIMLILVFALLLGWFPAMGYASPLADPVQALRHLVLPALTLGSVMAGAVTRQIRAQLLQELGRDYVRTARAKGLRETRTVVRHALRNSLIPAVTVMGVQFSILLGGAVITEQIFAWPGVGQLAVHAILNRDYPVLQGVILTVALLVTGVNLLVDGVYALLDPRIRLT
- a CDS encoding branched-chain amino acid ABC transporter permease, with protein sequence MLDLFFGPYALTLLFLVAINVTLAGSLNLITGYGGQVSIGHVAFYAVGAYTAAILSTAWGWSFWLTLPAAVVVSFAAGVLIGAPSLRVEHDFLAIVTLGLGLVVQGLALNLEVTGGPYGISNVRRIAVLGRTLGPWGHAALAVGLAGLTLFLVHRIQGSRVGTALLAIREDALAAEVTGIETARYKVLAFALGGTFAGAAGALYAHYATFVSSDSFDLAASISMLAMAVVGGLGTRLGPLVGAVLLTLVPELMRFTAEYRMVLYGLMLVVMMRCLPRGLLGRSAIRTGG
- a CDS encoding serine hydrolase, with protein sequence MPATAQPAELDRLLALTHGAVGLAARHVESGREWRYHDRQPFPSASLIKLPVLAAFWEAVERGAIDPAQRIPVPAAARVEGTGVLKALAPGLAPTWQDLATLMITVSDNVATNLLVDRLGIGAIQAWIDAAGLTETRLQRRMMDLDAAATGRDNWTSAADTLELLARIHAGRCVSPEVSARILRVLEAQQLQEKLGRRLPAEARLANKTGNIADVSHDAGVITWPGGTLIVAILTRGVEPVWRAADLIAEAAVLLLAECQRRDQASKPQAVRDDASDGADEG
- a CDS encoding branched-chain amino acid ABC transporter permease, whose product is MGALPQHLVNGLTVGSLYALLAIGLSLTYGVLRIIHIAHGAVYMLGGMISYTLMVRFRLPPLPAIALTLAACAGVGVVFERWAYRPLRTAPIIVTLISSLGLLLMVENLARIAWGPLTQPYPQFVSLRVYALGSVIVTNLQLLVLALGLALMVALQWCLRHTQVGLATLAAVQNPRGARLCGIDIDAIALVIFAVGSGLAGLAGILEGLYLTSVDPSMGQIFGLKAFVAVVVGGLGSIAGTMLAAYLIGLLEALTAAYVSAGLRDVITFALLVLVLMVRPSGLLGRRVDRA
- a CDS encoding ABC transporter permease; this encodes MPSSTRGFASPDAGSGGSPPGGRGWGRALSRLGRSHLAFVGGVLVAATVVVAAIAPVLATHDPVAMNFGALLARPGSGHLLGADQFGRDMLSRVVYGARLSVRIGLLSVGLALLVGLPIGALAGYVGGKLDNLLMRVMDALMAFPALLLALGLVAAMGPGTTSAIVAIGVVYIPGVARLTRGVVLAERAQEYVEAARALGQADRRILARHILPNCTSALLVQATVNFANAIVIEAGLSFLGVGTPPPAPSWGLMLNEARAFMTSAPHVAVVPGAAISLAVLGLNLLGDGLRDALDPRLAE
- a CDS encoding ABC transporter substrate-binding protein, with translation MAKRWVPAVLAATIGTLVTLAALTPAPAQAPKRGGKLVVGLSQDIPGLDPHPSTSTITYQVLSLVFQSLVDFDRDLNLRPVLAESWRASPNGREWTFVLRRGVRFHNGRELTAQDVKFTFERILDPKTAARGRGALSIIERVQAVDARTVRFHLARPSGAFLSRIAQTFQAIIPPEAVAGDTFKAIGTGPYQLVEWKTNERIELRRFPDYWEPGLPYLDELTLKPIPDGTVRFTALQTGDAGLIQVIPLERLAELAQSPSKDYQVRQVKGGGGFSAVILNSRKPPFNDVRVRRAAALAVDKQEVVLGVWRGFGQPINQLMPPGPAWFFKVADRRPDVEQAKRLLAEAGVPRGFKVVHTVGQVANLVPAAQVFQAQVGRVGVDVSLEVMDWAAYIKRQRAIDFVSTNTGFFPKGDPDDAYFRYFHSKGGANELSGGYANPTVDRLLEEAEATVDEKKRGEVYARAVEIIQDEVPMIITALGDAAIGWRTPVKGFEPHIIGIFAYPGGGLSHTWIDH